A genomic region of Jeotgalibaca ciconiae contains the following coding sequences:
- a CDS encoding carbohydrate ABC transporter permease has product MSNSVNAQVKAKSKPRKKTDNEWMTGLLFVLPGLLGFIIFVLIPFIMSFFLSFTNWNFLQGVGAIEFNGITNYIKLFNDEWFINSFWNNIIFTVVSVPTLLAIGLIMAVIIDRYIKFGGLIKVLVFIPYIASVVAVATVWMMLFEPSQGPINQFLLSIGIENVPGWLTSFEWSLPSIMIVYIWQQLGYFIIVFTSGLKSIPEEVYEAADMDGAGPIRKFFTVTVPMISPTTFFLGTMGIIGTFKVFDQVSVMTQGGPGSSSSVMAYYIYRAAFQNFETGYSNTLAWALFGVIFLITIVGQRAQKKYASLD; this is encoded by the coding sequence ATGAGTAATTCGGTTAACGCTCAAGTGAAAGCGAAATCAAAACCGAGGAAAAAAACAGACAATGAATGGATGACAGGTTTGTTATTCGTGCTCCCGGGATTGTTAGGATTTATCATTTTTGTTTTAATTCCGTTTATCATGTCATTTTTCTTAAGTTTTACAAATTGGAATTTCTTGCAAGGAGTCGGCGCAATAGAATTTAACGGTATTACAAACTACATAAAGTTGTTTAATGACGAGTGGTTTATTAACTCATTTTGGAACAACATTATCTTTACCGTAGTGTCCGTGCCTACTTTGTTAGCAATTGGATTGATCATGGCAGTAATAATCGACCGTTATATTAAATTCGGCGGGCTTATCAAAGTGCTGGTGTTTATACCTTATATTGCAAGCGTGGTAGCTGTAGCAACCGTATGGATGATGCTCTTTGAGCCATCGCAAGGACCAATCAATCAGTTCTTATTAAGCATTGGAATTGAAAATGTACCTGGTTGGTTGACGAGCTTTGAGTGGTCATTACCATCCATCATGATTGTATACATTTGGCAGCAACTGGGTTACTTCATTATTGTCTTTACTTCGGGATTAAAAAGCATACCGGAAGAAGTTTATGAAGCGGCGGATATGGATGGTGCGGGACCAATAAGAAAATTCTTTACCGTAACGGTTCCAATGATCTCGCCTACAACATTCTTTTTAGGAACAATGGGAATTATCGGAACTTTTAAAGTATTTGATCAAGTCAGTGTTATGACACAAGGTGGCCCAGGAAGTTCGAGTTCGGTAATGGCTTACTACATTTATCGTGCCGCGTTCCAGAATTTTGAAACAGGCTATTCAAATACATTGGCTTGGGCATTGTTCGGGGTGATCTTCCTTATCACGATCGTTGGTCAGAGAGCTCAGAAAAAATATGCAAGTTTAGATTAA
- a CDS encoding carbohydrate ABC transporter permease encodes MAAITAKQSPKRKIKISTILLTILFVIIGLSMLIPLIWMISASMKPEADVFNFPIEWIPRRWSAVENYRTVWGGEYNFGKYYWNSIKVAVGATFLQVFFSALGAYGFSKVSWKGRDTLFTLYLATMMIPEQVTIVSRFLITRGIGLYNTHLGLILMLSFSVYGVFLLRQTMMAIPESLSESARMDGANHWQIFSRIILPITQPTIATLAILKFTWTWNDYQHPLVFITNPKLYTVQQGMQMFASQSGVYYSLTMAAAVSSILPLLLIFIIGQKYIIGGISAGAVKG; translated from the coding sequence ATGGCAGCAATTACAGCGAAACAATCACCGAAACGAAAAATAAAGATCTCGACCATCTTGTTAACCATTCTGTTCGTCATAATTGGTTTATCGATGTTGATTCCATTGATCTGGATGATCAGTGCTTCGATGAAGCCAGAAGCAGATGTTTTCAACTTTCCGATTGAGTGGATCCCACGAAGATGGAGTGCCGTTGAAAACTATCGAACAGTATGGGGCGGAGAATATAACTTTGGGAAATATTATTGGAACTCAATCAAAGTAGCGGTAGGAGCAACCTTCCTACAAGTATTCTTTTCGGCATTAGGGGCTTATGGATTCAGTAAAGTAAGCTGGAAAGGAAGAGATACACTGTTTACCTTATATCTGGCGACGATGATGATACCAGAGCAAGTAACGATTGTATCACGTTTCTTGATAACAAGAGGGATTGGTCTATACAATACACATTTGGGATTAATCCTTATGCTTTCCTTTAGTGTGTATGGTGTATTCCTATTAAGACAAACCATGATGGCAATTCCTGAATCGTTATCCGAATCTGCCCGCATGGACGGAGCAAATCATTGGCAAATATTCAGTCGCATCATTTTACCGATTACTCAGCCAACCATCGCAACATTGGCAATTTTGAAATTTACTTGGACTTGGAATGATTACCAACATCCTTTGGTATTTATAACAAATCCTAAATTATACACGGTGCAGCAAGGGATGCAGATGTTTGCATCACAGTCGGGCGTTTACTATTCATTGACCATGGCAGCAGCTGTTTCTTCGATATTACCGCTGTTATTAATTTTTATCATTGGTCAAAAGTATATTATTGGTGGCATTAGCGCAGGGGCAGTAAAAGGATAA
- a CDS encoding ABC transporter substrate-binding protein codes for MMKEWNYKKIGKFGLGLTTALLLAACGGNGDSGNAGSGTDEGSTEASGNKVTFVSWLTEQKDLDQAVLDAYLEENPEADIEFVYVGDNQTANYYQQVDLMLMGGDEIDIVMTGSYPDHAQRAASGSYLALQEYFDNEGVDPKEEYIDSLIAPVNDTLYGIPGDAKSWIVYMNKEKLDEAGLEVPPVDWTWEDYAEYAEALTEDGTYGSYFHTWDHYNYLNIWSLRLGNAIMNEDGTLAFDAPKFKEFLEFRKKMEEDGVQMPYQTIKATNASYRDRFFNGEIAMLPLGTFLIPELEDTSSFPHDFETTFAMMPRDVDAPEGRTYTEALYYAIASSSDAPQEAYDFLRFYTTEGAKIKGVNLPTKADEDKMEYVNLMVEDDTLVDMEALETVLNNPQWEDNPNTTAPAYQRQLTDMMVEEVEKYFLGNDDVDTVIQNMMTRGQQIIDENQ; via the coding sequence ATGATGAAGGAATGGAACTACAAAAAAATTGGCAAATTTGGATTAGGTTTGACGACAGCTTTGTTACTGGCAGCATGTGGAGGGAACGGTGATTCTGGGAACGCAGGCTCTGGTACAGATGAGGGAAGTACAGAAGCATCTGGTAATAAAGTAACTTTCGTCAGTTGGTTAACGGAACAAAAAGATCTCGACCAAGCGGTATTGGATGCTTATTTGGAAGAAAACCCTGAAGCAGATATTGAATTTGTTTACGTAGGGGATAATCAAACAGCAAACTACTATCAACAGGTAGACTTGATGTTAATGGGCGGAGACGAGATTGACATCGTCATGACCGGTTCCTATCCTGACCACGCTCAAAGAGCAGCTTCCGGAAGTTATCTGGCACTCCAAGAATACTTTGACAATGAAGGCGTTGATCCAAAAGAAGAATACATTGATAGTTTAATTGCTCCAGTAAATGATACGCTTTACGGTATCCCAGGTGATGCAAAATCTTGGATCGTCTATATGAATAAAGAAAAATTAGATGAAGCTGGCTTAGAAGTTCCACCAGTAGACTGGACATGGGAAGATTATGCAGAATACGCAGAGGCTTTGACAGAAGATGGAACATACGGTTCTTATTTCCATACGTGGGATCATTACAATTACTTGAATATTTGGTCATTACGTCTTGGGAATGCCATCATGAACGAGGACGGAACATTGGCGTTTGATGCTCCAAAATTCAAGGAATTCTTGGAGTTCAGAAAGAAAATGGAAGAAGATGGCGTTCAAATGCCATACCAAACAATCAAAGCAACCAATGCATCATATCGTGATCGCTTCTTTAATGGTGAAATTGCTATGCTGCCACTAGGTACATTCTTGATTCCGGAATTGGAAGATACCTCTTCATTCCCACATGATTTTGAGACAACTTTTGCGATGATGCCGCGCGACGTGGACGCTCCAGAAGGTAGAACTTACACAGAAGCATTGTATTATGCGATTGCATCAAGCTCTGATGCACCACAAGAAGCATATGATTTCTTACGCTTCTACACAACAGAAGGGGCGAAGATTAAAGGGGTAAATCTACCGACTAAAGCAGATGAAGATAAGATGGAATACGTAAATCTAATGGTAGAAGATGATACACTTGTCGATATGGAAGCGTTAGAAACAGTATTAAATAACCCACAATGGGAAGATAATCCAAACACGACTGCTCCTGCATACCAACGTCAATTGACAGATATGATGGTTGAAGAAGTAGAGAAATACTTCCTAGGAAATGATGATGTAGACACTGTTATTCAAAATATGATGACTCGTGGACAACAAATCATTGATGAAAATCAATAA
- a CDS encoding FGGY-family carbohydrate kinase — protein sequence MNVYLVIDIGTSSMRGILYKQTGEKLFHVQLSNKPSFLPGRVEQAVADWEDCLNEIMTQMSRFIKNNQATLQAIFLTAQRSSLICLDSDGEPLMPAIMWQDKRSNEITSELAAYNQMIIEKTGAPLNPVYLAPKISWVKRYLPEIAAKTTTYLSIADYIGYQITGEYLTDYTYASRTSLYNIHEEKWDEELLALFNVEKEELCNIIPPAKSGRKTRREFLGKFGIENDVAFVSAGGDQQCSAVGMGVLNEGDVAVSLGTGGYILSPVKKIKADSAVILNTYPIESHYILESILPTCSSAVDWMRSNFFENLETEEFYSSIKKVLHSNLKTEVIHLPHFQGRGTPDWNNEARAAFLQIDFSVTKEQLLLSLLESIAIELKNNITQIESYTKKSIKKVVVAGGLTNNPAMNQLISDVLEIEIHKGMDAESTALGAFLVGMKALDPTINQEELLKNNPSTEREVLYFPNQSKKTYYEEKKEKWNDFYNKINL from the coding sequence ATGAACGTTTACTTAGTAATAGACATTGGAACAAGCAGTATGAGAGGAATCCTTTATAAGCAAACGGGAGAAAAATTATTTCATGTACAACTATCAAACAAGCCTTCCTTTTTGCCTGGTCGCGTAGAACAAGCTGTTGCGGATTGGGAAGATTGTCTAAATGAAATTATGACTCAAATGAGTCGTTTTATAAAAAATAACCAAGCTACTTTACAAGCTATTTTCCTTACTGCTCAACGCTCTTCTTTAATTTGCCTGGATAGTGATGGAGAACCATTGATGCCAGCCATCATGTGGCAAGACAAAAGAAGTAACGAAATTACAAGTGAATTAGCTGCCTATAATCAGATGATTATTGAAAAAACAGGTGCGCCCCTCAATCCAGTTTACTTGGCGCCTAAAATTAGCTGGGTAAAGAGATACCTTCCGGAAATTGCCGCAAAAACCACTACCTATCTATCGATTGCAGATTATATAGGATATCAAATCACAGGCGAATACCTGACAGATTATACCTATGCAAGTCGGACATCTTTATACAATATTCATGAAGAAAAGTGGGATGAAGAGTTACTGGCTTTATTTAATGTAGAAAAAGAAGAGCTGTGCAATATAATTCCACCAGCTAAAAGCGGGAGAAAAACAAGAAGAGAATTTCTTGGGAAGTTTGGGATAGAAAATGACGTAGCATTTGTTTCTGCTGGCGGAGATCAACAATGCAGCGCAGTTGGAATGGGCGTATTGAATGAAGGAGACGTAGCCGTGTCATTAGGAACAGGCGGCTACATTTTAAGCCCTGTAAAAAAAATTAAAGCTGATTCAGCTGTCATTCTCAATACTTATCCGATCGAATCACACTATATTCTAGAATCCATTTTACCCACTTGCTCCTCTGCGGTTGACTGGATGAGAAGCAACTTTTTTGAAAATCTAGAAACGGAAGAGTTTTATTCTTCTATTAAAAAGGTCCTCCATTCAAATTTGAAAACAGAGGTAATCCATCTTCCTCACTTTCAAGGAAGAGGAACGCCGGATTGGAATAATGAGGCTCGAGCAGCATTTCTTCAGATTGATTTTTCTGTAACCAAAGAACAATTACTACTATCACTGTTGGAATCAATTGCGATTGAATTGAAGAATAATATTACACAAATTGAATCTTACACAAAAAAATCAATAAAAAAAGTAGTGGTTGCGGGAGGGCTGACCAATAATCCAGCAATGAATCAATTAATCAGTGATGTGCTAGAGATAGAGATTCATAAAGGAATGGATGCAGAATCAACGGCTTTAGGAGCTTTTTTGGTAGGAATGAAAGCTCTTGATCCAACAATTAATCAAGAAGAGCTCTTAAAAAACAATCCTTCAACTGAAAGGGAAGTCCTCTATTTCCCCAATCAATCAAAAAAAACTTATTACGAAGAAAAAAAGGAAAAATGGAACGATTTTTACAATAAAATAAACCTTTAA
- a CDS encoding 3-keto-L-gulonate-6-phosphate decarboxylase UlaD — MMIPNLQVALDNNLLSDALRSASVLGNEVDIIEAGTILCLQEGMEAVRCLRALFPEKTIIADTKCADAGSTVAKNCAEAGADWMTVICSATIPTMKAAKDNIEEVQVELYGDWTYEQAQQWLDAGISQAIYHQSRDALLSGETWGEKDLNKIKKLVEMGFRVSVTGGLDKDTLELFKGIDVYTFIAGRSIREAADPVKAAREFKDEIKRIWK; from the coding sequence ATGATGATTCCAAATTTACAAGTAGCTTTAGATAATAATCTGTTGAGTGACGCACTACGTTCCGCTTCCGTTTTAGGAAACGAAGTAGACATTATTGAAGCAGGAACGATTCTTTGTTTGCAAGAAGGAATGGAAGCGGTTCGCTGCTTAAGGGCTTTATTTCCAGAAAAGACGATTATCGCTGATACAAAATGTGCAGATGCAGGATCAACCGTTGCAAAAAACTGTGCAGAAGCTGGTGCAGATTGGATGACTGTTATCTGTTCAGCAACGATTCCAACAATGAAAGCTGCTAAGGACAACATAGAAGAAGTACAAGTAGAGTTGTATGGTGACTGGACCTATGAGCAGGCACAGCAATGGTTGGATGCTGGAATCTCTCAAGCAATCTATCACCAAAGCCGTGATGCACTTCTTTCAGGAGAAACTTGGGGAGAGAAAGACCTCAATAAAATTAAAAAACTAGTAGAGATGGGCTTCCGTGTTTCAGTTACAGGCGGCCTAGACAAAGATACATTGGAATTATTTAAAGGAATCGATGTTTATACCTTTATCGCTGGTAGAAGTATTCGTGAAGCTGCAGACCCAGTGAAAGCAGCACGCGAATTCAAAGACGAAATCAAAAGAATTTGGAAGTAG
- the ulaG gene encoding L-ascorbate 6-phosphate lactonase, with product MANHVNECNREKWILSTFPEWGTWLNEEIEAEEVPEGNFSMWWLGCTGIWLKSHEGTNIVCDLWNGTGKRTHGNGKMKDGHQMQRMSGVQNLQPNLRAQPFVIDPYEIKNVDALIVTHIHSDHLDINTAAAVFQNAPETTKFIGPQKVVDTWVGWGIPEDRCVVVRPGDSVQVKDIEVVALEAFDRTALITANSDDEVFSGKLPQDMNEIAVNYLFKTSGGSLYHAGDSHYSNYFAKHGNDHDVDVVIGAFGENPRGITDKVTSVDMLRMAESLRANVVIPVHYDIWTNFQADPKEITEIWKMKKDRLKYQFKPYIWQVGGKFTYPLNKDDMEFNYYRGFEDAFAVDNDLPFDSFL from the coding sequence ATGGCAAATCACGTAAATGAATGTAATAGAGAAAAATGGATTTTATCAACGTTTCCAGAATGGGGAACATGGTTAAACGAAGAAATTGAAGCGGAAGAAGTTCCAGAAGGAAACTTCAGCATGTGGTGGTTAGGTTGTACAGGAATCTGGCTGAAGTCTCATGAAGGAACAAACATTGTCTGTGACCTTTGGAATGGTACGGGGAAACGCACCCATGGCAATGGAAAGATGAAAGACGGACATCAAATGCAACGGATGAGCGGCGTTCAAAATCTCCAACCAAACTTGCGCGCACAACCATTTGTAATTGATCCTTACGAAATCAAAAATGTGGATGCACTAATCGTAACGCACATTCACTCTGATCATTTGGACATTAACACAGCAGCAGCTGTTTTCCAAAATGCGCCGGAAACAACCAAATTCATTGGACCACAAAAAGTTGTTGATACATGGGTAGGTTGGGGCATTCCAGAAGATCGCTGTGTAGTAGTAAGACCAGGCGACTCGGTGCAAGTAAAAGATATTGAAGTAGTAGCATTAGAAGCATTTGATAGAACTGCATTGATTACTGCCAACAGTGATGATGAAGTCTTCTCAGGAAAACTACCGCAGGATATGAACGAAATTGCTGTGAACTATTTATTCAAGACTTCAGGTGGAAGCTTATACCATGCAGGTGATTCTCATTATTCAAACTACTTTGCAAAACATGGGAATGACCATGATGTAGACGTAGTAATTGGTGCATTCGGAGAAAATCCTCGTGGAATCACTGATAAAGTTACTTCTGTAGATATGTTACGAATGGCAGAATCCTTACGTGCAAACGTTGTGATTCCAGTTCACTATGACATCTGGACAAACTTCCAAGCAGATCCGAAAGAAATAACTGAAATTTGGAAGATGAAGAAAGATAGACTGAAGTACCAATTCAAACCATACATTTGGCAAGTAGGTGGCAAGTTTACCTATCCGCTAAATAAAGATGACATGGAATTCAATTACTACCGTGGATTCGAAGATGCCTTTGCAGTGGATAACGACCTTCCATTTGATTCGTTCTTATAA
- a CDS encoding L-ribulose-5-phosphate 4-epimerase, whose product MSNYQDLKEKVLAANLQLPEYGLVKFTWGNVSEYDRERGVVAIKPSGVEYADMKAEDIVIVDIDGNKVEGDLKPSSDLDTHLELYRHFEDVNGVVHTHSKWATIWAQSGESIPALGTTHGDYFYGDVPCSRKMKKEEIQAEYELETGKVIVETFKEKEIKPNEVPGVLVYSHGPFAWGKDSLEAVHNITVIEEVAHMAWANRMMNPSILAMQQELLDKHYLRKHGVDAYYGQN is encoded by the coding sequence ATGAGCAATTATCAAGACTTAAAAGAAAAAGTACTAGCAGCCAATCTGCAATTACCAGAATATGGCTTAGTGAAGTTCACTTGGGGAAATGTTTCTGAATACGATCGTGAGCGAGGCGTTGTGGCCATTAAACCATCGGGTGTGGAATATGCTGATATGAAGGCGGAAGACATTGTGATCGTTGACATAGATGGGAACAAAGTGGAAGGCGATTTGAAACCATCGTCAGACCTCGATACGCATTTAGAACTGTATCGACATTTCGAAGATGTCAATGGTGTGGTCCATACTCATTCGAAATGGGCAACCATTTGGGCACAATCCGGCGAAAGCATTCCCGCTTTAGGCACAACGCATGGTGATTATTTCTATGGTGATGTTCCTTGCAGCCGAAAGATGAAGAAAGAAGAGATTCAAGCTGAATACGAATTGGAGACTGGAAAAGTAATCGTTGAAACCTTTAAAGAAAAAGAAATAAAACCCAATGAAGTTCCCGGAGTTCTCGTTTATTCACATGGCCCATTCGCATGGGGGAAAGATAGTCTGGAAGCAGTCCACAATATAACCGTTATTGAGGAAGTGGCGCATATGGCTTGGGCGAATCGAATGATGAATCCTTCTATTTTAGCCATGCAACAAGAATTATTGGATAAACACTATTTACGTAAACATGGAGTAGATGCCTATTACGGCCAGAATTAA
- a CDS encoding L-ribulose-5-phosphate 3-epimerase yields the protein MNYSLGLYEKAMPNTLPWEEKLTIAKKSGFDYLEMSVDETDEKLARLEWSKEERESLLDLMHKHDFYIRSMCLSGHRKYPLGSPDEKIRQQSLDIMEKAIQLADDLGIRIIQLAGYDVYYEEGNAETEHYFKENLKKAVEMASEKGIILGFETMETNFMNTVSKSMKYVKQIRSPYLQVYPDLGNLTNAALASDRSVYADIDQGQGHIVAAHLKETVPNVFREVPFGTGHVDFSKGIEKLFEHGVNRFVAEFWYTGNPEWEKDLVQANEFIRSHIEKGA from the coding sequence ATGAATTATTCGCTAGGATTATATGAAAAAGCAATGCCGAACACACTGCCGTGGGAAGAAAAACTTACAATTGCTAAAAAATCAGGCTTTGATTATCTTGAAATGAGCGTGGATGAGACAGATGAAAAACTGGCTCGTCTAGAATGGTCGAAAGAAGAGCGTGAAAGTTTGCTGGATCTTATGCATAAACACGATTTTTATATTCGCAGCATGTGCCTGAGTGGTCATCGTAAATATCCACTAGGAAGTCCCGATGAAAAAATCCGCCAACAGAGTCTAGACATCATGGAAAAGGCCATTCAATTAGCGGATGATTTGGGAATCCGAATCATTCAGTTAGCAGGCTATGATGTGTATTATGAAGAAGGAAATGCGGAAACTGAACATTATTTTAAAGAAAATTTGAAAAAAGCAGTGGAAATGGCTTCGGAAAAAGGGATTATCCTTGGTTTTGAAACAATGGAGACAAATTTCATGAATACCGTTAGCAAATCAATGAAATATGTCAAACAAATCCGTTCTCCTTACTTGCAAGTCTATCCTGATTTAGGAAATTTGACGAATGCCGCTTTGGCAAGTGACCGAAGTGTCTATGCGGACATCGATCAGGGGCAGGGGCATATCGTAGCCGCTCACTTAAAAGAAACCGTACCGAATGTTTTCCGTGAAGTACCCTTTGGAACAGGTCATGTTGATTTTAGCAAAGGCATTGAGAAACTTTTTGAACACGGAGTCAACCGCTTTGTGGCGGAATTTTGGTACACAGGTAATCCAGAGTGGGAGAAGGACCTCGTTCAAGCAAACGAATTCATCCGGAGTCACATTGAAAAAGGAGCATAA
- a CDS encoding glycoside hydrolase family 3 protein: MVNLTEKPYNLTEKEVQWVKETIEKMSIKEKIGQLFFHFFDNIEDEYVSSVIENYSIGGIRYNNETAQKLQKFINHAQSSSKVPLFIAANCDAGGNGAMKDGTYIASGAQVEASGSEELAYQVGLVSGREAKAIGVNWNFGPNADILFNWRNTIVNTRAHGSNPENVIKYDRAFIKGLNESDVLACLKHFPGDGVEERDQHLLLGVNDQSIEDWEETFGKVYQTAIDEGLPTIMAGQIALPNYQKQLVPGMTDQEVLPATLAPELITDLLKGKMNFNGLVVTDASHMIGMASSMKRRDYVPRAIAAGCDMFLFFNDLEEDFEFMLNGYKEGVITEERLQDALERILGLKAALNLHTKQEEGSLFAKEEELSIVGCQEHLNMQEQAAENSITLVKNTKNELPITPETHKRIKLYTLYGEEGGAFGFTKESQKVIIEELEKAGFEVHLHTNIERPKGKTVEYAENYDAAFVFADVQGYATENNVRIRWGASTSNEIPWYVHEVPTVFVSLNFTTHLTDVPMVKTYINAYKNSRAAIRLTIEKIMGLSEFKGNYNENVFCEMWQSRL; the protein is encoded by the coding sequence ATGGTAAATTTAACAGAGAAACCCTATAATTTAACCGAAAAAGAGGTACAATGGGTAAAGGAAACCATTGAGAAAATGTCGATTAAAGAAAAAATTGGACAACTTTTTTTCCATTTCTTTGATAATATAGAAGATGAGTATGTAAGTTCTGTTATTGAAAATTATTCAATCGGTGGAATCCGTTATAATAACGAGACAGCTCAGAAGTTACAAAAATTCATCAACCATGCACAAAGTTCTTCAAAAGTACCATTATTTATTGCCGCAAATTGCGATGCCGGCGGTAATGGTGCTATGAAAGATGGTACCTATATTGCTTCTGGAGCACAAGTAGAAGCTTCTGGAAGTGAAGAGCTGGCGTATCAAGTCGGCTTAGTGAGTGGAAGAGAAGCAAAAGCCATCGGAGTGAACTGGAATTTTGGACCAAATGCGGATATTTTATTTAACTGGCGTAATACCATTGTAAATACCAGAGCCCATGGATCAAATCCAGAGAATGTTATCAAGTACGATCGTGCCTTCATTAAAGGGTTAAATGAAAGCGATGTATTGGCATGCTTGAAGCATTTTCCGGGAGACGGTGTAGAAGAACGTGACCAACATCTTCTTTTAGGAGTTAACGATCAATCGATAGAAGATTGGGAAGAAACATTTGGGAAAGTATACCAGACAGCAATCGATGAAGGACTTCCAACCATTATGGCAGGGCAAATCGCTTTACCGAATTATCAAAAACAATTAGTTCCGGGGATGACAGACCAAGAAGTGTTACCGGCAACATTGGCACCGGAATTGATTACCGACCTACTTAAAGGTAAAATGAATTTTAACGGTTTAGTTGTAACCGATGCATCGCATATGATCGGTATGGCATCATCCATGAAGCGTCGCGACTATGTGCCAAGAGCGATTGCCGCTGGCTGTGATATGTTCTTGTTCTTTAATGATTTAGAAGAAGATTTTGAATTTATGTTAAATGGATACAAAGAAGGCGTAATTACAGAAGAGCGTCTACAAGATGCACTGGAACGGATTTTAGGACTAAAAGCAGCTTTAAACTTACATACAAAACAAGAAGAAGGCAGTTTGTTTGCTAAGGAAGAAGAACTTTCCATAGTAGGCTGTCAAGAGCACTTGAACATGCAAGAACAAGCAGCAGAAAATTCAATTACATTAGTGAAGAATACCAAAAATGAACTTCCGATTACACCAGAAACACACAAGCGAATCAAGTTATATACCTTGTATGGTGAAGAAGGGGGCGCATTTGGATTCACAAAAGAATCACAAAAAGTCATTATTGAAGAGTTGGAAAAAGCTGGTTTTGAAGTTCACCTTCATACCAACATTGAAAGACCAAAAGGAAAAACAGTTGAATATGCAGAGAACTATGATGCAGCCTTTGTCTTTGCAGATGTGCAAGGGTATGCAACAGAGAACAACGTGCGTATTCGATGGGGAGCTTCCACTTCAAATGAAATACCTTGGTATGTCCATGAGGTTCCAACGGTATTCGTTTCACTAAACTTTACGACACATTTAACCGATGTACCAATGGTAAAGACCTATATCAATGCCTACAAGAACAGCCGTGCTGCCATTCGACTCACGATTGAGAAAATAATGGGGCTTTCCGAATTCAAAGGAAACTACAATGAAAATGTGTTTTGTGAAATGTGGCAATCTCGCTTATAA
- a CDS encoding DeoR/GlpR family DNA-binding transcription regulator, with the protein MKSSQGEIYKRREKILAILKSSNEILVKDLAEELTVSEITIRRDLQKFDEEGIIEKFYGGARLNNQLRMEERESAKEEGSVVDNLPIKKALAARGAEFVEDGDIVFLNSGSTAFHLFDFINHKPITIITNNGHVLDAGTKSRAEVVLSGGEVYGPKKSLVGDFAIYTFSKIAANICILSVGGINENNISTFALAETAVNRTILERTNGPRIVLAEGHKVGKENNFVTSDIALVTHLITDRTANEEVLQLIRQKGVEVIVIDD; encoded by the coding sequence ATGAAATCTAGTCAGGGAGAAATCTATAAAAGAAGAGAAAAAATTCTTGCCATACTGAAAAGCTCGAATGAGATTTTAGTCAAAGATTTAGCAGAAGAATTAACCGTATCTGAAATTACGATTCGACGAGATCTGCAAAAATTTGATGAAGAAGGAATCATCGAAAAATTCTATGGCGGTGCACGATTGAATAATCAACTTCGGATGGAAGAAAGAGAATCAGCCAAAGAAGAGGGATCAGTCGTAGATAATTTACCAATTAAAAAAGCACTGGCAGCGCGAGGGGCTGAATTTGTAGAAGATGGAGACATTGTCTTTCTGAATTCCGGTTCCACTGCCTTCCATCTTTTTGACTTTATTAATCACAAACCGATTACCATTATTACCAATAATGGCCATGTTCTGGATGCCGGAACAAAGTCAAGAGCAGAAGTTGTGCTTTCTGGCGGTGAAGTATACGGTCCGAAAAAGTCCTTGGTTGGAGATTTTGCTATCTATACCTTCTCTAAAATTGCAGCAAATATTTGTATTTTAAGCGTAGGCGGGATTAACGAAAATAACATATCCACTTTTGCGCTAGCTGAAACGGCTGTCAACCGAACGATTCTGGAACGGACAAACGGCCCAAGAATTGTCTTGGCAGAAGGCCATAAAGTTGGAAAAGAGAACAACTTTGTTACCTCTGATATCGCACTTGTCACTCATTTGATTACCGACCGTACCGCCAATGAGGAAGTTTTACAGCTGATTAGGCAGAAAGGGGTCGAGGTAATTGTTATTGATGACTAA